A single Eleginops maclovinus isolate JMC-PN-2008 ecotype Puerto Natales chromosome 5, JC_Emac_rtc_rv5, whole genome shotgun sequence DNA region contains:
- the fbxo10 gene encoding F-box only protein 10, whose product MEVGSLPVELWRVILAYLPLPDLGRCCQVCRAWRELILSLDNTRWRQLCLGCSECRHPNWPSQPHQEPASWRDALKQHALSTRTWTQNGPELQSSACLHFFRRRKDRRVWHVGPGCEFETLRGALGVVGPYDRVVVHPGVYEEQAELVLKVPVELVGLGQLGEVALLVCMDQQCPTARLCNLVFMPPWFSTVVYKTSWGHVQLDNCNFEGAQLQIRGPGSCQARFCSFSQGSSAHLLGVVLSLMDSCDFSGSDTASVTVEGPPVSERNWACKHLAALARTFPSCGISGGNSPPRGPLPGSTGGHQPPCSNVKRELVSIEDWQRRNGVDPVCQGTVIDSWSDGDCSEGEEENQDGGGMNTKKTPKLDYKIPCDHHGLSHLLKPQLDGSLPLVSSPDPPSLAPEPLTFQQELDRDPDAQMLAASSLGCFLRRCLFREGKGGVHVSNYGQARLEGNVFRGLNYAVRCIQNSTIVMLRNEVCECRASGIFLRLSAQGLIAENNIHSNGEAGLDIRKGANPIILCNRIHSGLRSGVVVLGNGKGSIRSNQIYNNKEAGVYILFSGNPVVSGNHIFRGQAAGIAINENGRGMITENVIKENQWGGVDIRRGGDPILKNNYICYGYSDGVVVGERGRGLIEGNHVYCNKGCGVWVMSSSLPQLLGNFITHNCMYGLAVFCRKDPENMEGNWPGQEGIVGEAGSGERRGVEGERREGQENLNEEGELFAWENDLDSEDERHSARRSISVALVESNCMSYNGAVGLYVKSSEPLNVFANLVNSNRGTGIAVLQSSQLTRLVTNCILENGRGGVTVEKDCRVELRGNGIYKNGGHGVSFCGNGQILENDVVGNRGYGIQVLGSADIKVMRNRVQPAQGCGVAVLGPVKGVVHDNVLFQGHPSNKKELLLMDAGNENCVLRNNSVLRHSHSCTSAPSWVLENPPPRPLASSPSGLSSQYPSRLGISMTTRISATVESGCHNGSMFCSIL is encoded by the exons ATGGAGGTGGGCAGCCTCCCCGTGGAGCTGTGGAGGGTTATCTTGGCATATCTTCCGCTCCCTGACCTGGGCCGCTGCTGCCAGGTGTGCCGTGCCTGGAGGGAGCTCATCCTATCCCTAGACAACACCCGCTGGAGACAACTCTGCTTAGGCTGCTCTGAGTGCCGACATCCTAACTGGCCCAGTCAGCCCCACCAGGAGCCCGCGTCCTGGAGAGATGCCCTGAAGCAGCACGCCCTTTCAACCCGCACCTGGACGCAAAATGGGCCAGAGCTCCAGTCCTCTGCCTGTCTCCACTTTTTCCGCCGCCGAAAAGACCGCAGGGTTTGGCATGTGGGGCCTGGATGCGAGTTTGAGACCCTTCGAGGGGCCCTTGGGGTGGTGGGGCCATATGACCGGGTAGTTGTCCATCCTGGGGTGTATGAGGAGCAGGCTGAATTGGTGCTGAAAGTTCCTGTAGAGCTGGTTGGGCTGGGTCAATTGGGTGAGGTGGCTCTTCTGGTGTGTATGGATCAGCAGTGCCCTACTGCCAGGCTGTGTAATCTGGTGTTCATGCCGCCCTGGTTCTCCACTGTGGTCTACAAG ACCTCATGGGGTCACGTCCAACTAGATAACTGCAACTTTGAGGGGGCTCAGTTGCAAATCCGTGGCCCGGGATCCTGCCAGGCTCGCTTCTGCTCCTTCTCACAAGGCAGCTCTGCTCACTTGCTGGGCGTTGTCCTCAGTTTGATGGACAGCTGTGACTTCTCGGGAAGTGACACAGCCTCTGTGACTGTTGAAGGTCCTCCAGTGTCCGAAAGGAACTGGGCTTGTAAACACTTGGCTGCCCTGGCCAGGACGTTCCCATCATGTGGCATATCTGGGGGTAATAGCCCTCCCAGAGGTCCTCTGCCTGGCTCCACTGGTGGGCATCAACCTCCATGTTCTAATGTTAAGAGGGAGCTTGTGAGCATAGAAGATTGGCAGAGGAGGAATGGAGTAGACCCAGTGTGTCAGGGCacagtgattgacagctggagTGATGGAGATTGCAgcgagggagaagaggagaatCAAGATGGAGGAGGAATGAACACCAAAAAAACACCCAAATTGGATTACAAAATCCCTTGTGACCATCATGGCCTATCCCATTTGCTCAAGCCCCAGCTAGATGGCTCTTTGCCTCTGGTCTCCTCCCCGGATCCACCATCTTTGGCCCCTGAACCCCTCACCTTTCAGCAGGAACTAGACAGGGACCCAGATGCTCAGATGTTGGCTGCCTCCTCCCTTGGCTGTTTCCTAAGACGCTGCCTCTTCAGGGAAGGGAAGGGTGGCGTGCACGTGTCTAATTACGGACAAGCTCGTCTGGAGGGCAATGTTTTCCGTGGGCTGAACTATGCAGTCCGCTGCATCCAGAACTcaaca ATCGTGATGCTGAGAAATGAAGTGTGTGAGTGCCGTGCATCAGGCATTTTCCTTCgcctctctgctcagggccTCATTGCCGAAAACAATATCCATTCCAATGGGGAGGCGGGGCTGGACATCCGAAAAGGAGCTAACCCCATCATTCTG TGCAACAGAATACATAGTGGTTTGCGTTCAGGGGTTGTTGTCCTTGGCAATGGAAAAGGTTCAATTCGAAGCAACCAGATCTATAACAACAAGGAAGCAGGCGTGTATATTCTCTTCAGTGGTAATCCTGTGGTCAG TGGGAATCACATCTTCCGGGGCCAGGCAGCAGGGATTGCTATAAATGAGAATGGCAGAGGGATGATAACAG aGAATGTCATCAAAGAAAACCAGTGGGGAGGTGTTGACATCCGCAGAGGAGGTGACCCCATCCTGAAGAACAACTACATCTGTTATGGCTACTCAGATGGCGTGGTGGTGGGAGAGAGAGGCCGCGGTCTTATTGAGGGAAACCATGTCTACT GTAACAAAGGCTGTGGTGTGTGGGTTATGTCGTCCAGCCTCCCGCAGCTTCTGGGAAACTTCATCACCCATAACTGTATGTACGGGCTGGCAGTTTTCTGCAGGAAAGACCCAGAGAACATGGAGGGCAACTGGCCAGGGCAGGAAGGGATTGTTGGAGAAGCAGGTagtggggagaggaggggagtaGAAGGGGAAAGGAGAGAAGGGCAAGAGAACCTAAATGAAGAGGGGGAGCTGTTTGCATGGGAGAATGATCTGGACAGTGAGGACGAGCGCCATTCTGCCCGCCGTTCTATCAGTGTTGCCCTGGTCGAGAGCAACTGCATGAGCTACAATGGAG CAGTTGGTCTGTACGTGAAGAGCAGTGAGCCCCTGAATGTTTTTGCTAATCTGGTAAACAGTAACCGTGGCACTGGCATAGCCGTGCTGCAGAGCAGTCAGCTGACCCGACTGGTTACAAACTGCATCCTTGAAAATGGTCGAGGAGGTGTTACGGTGGAGAAGGACTGCAGAGTGGAGCTTCGTGGTAACGGCATCTATAAAAACGGTGGCCATGGTGTCAGTTTCTGTGGTAACGGGCAGATTTTGGAGAATGATGTCGTTGGAAACCGGGGATATGGGATCCAGGTTTTAGGCAGTGCTGACATCAAG GTGATGCGCAACCGTGTCCAGCCAGCACAGGGCTGTGGGGTTGCTGTCCTAGGGCCAGTAAAAGGTGTTGTCCATGACAATGTCTTGTTCCAGGGCCACCCTAGCAACAAAAAGGAACTTCTTCTTATGGACGCTGGCAATGAAAACTGTGTGTTGCGCAACAACAGTGTTCTAAGGCATAGTCACAG CTGTACATCTGCTCCTTCCTGGGTTTTGGAAAACCCTCCACCTCGCCCACTGGCAAGCTCCCCTTCTGGCCTCTCATCCCAATATCCCTCCAGACTTGGAATTTCTATGACGACCAGGATCAGCGCCACTGTGGAAAGTGGTTGCCACAATGGCAGCATGTTCTGCTCCATCCTGTGA